The Urbifossiella limnaea genome has a window encoding:
- a CDS encoding ABC transporter permease, with amino-acid sequence MNVYLTLSPRNPALIGLAALLLLGVFAWLFVTGRVFTGGGAAKVRRSVSLAVKSLWLHKLRSFLSVLGIIIGTSAVISLMAFGEGSMQDALADIKRQGATNIIVRSVKPPDDSATAGRSFVTTYGLTNKDLGRFETFGAAISRTVPIRVQPTEARYLERMSIARVIATVPGYADVNQLEMARGRFIVESDDKEVKNICVLGSEIADKLFPTEDPLNNSVLLRSMKFTVVGVVKERMPTGGSGGSQAAEEYNKDIYVPLKTSVARFGGIIFTRSSGSRSAEKVEISQVTLTVDAEVDSAEGRLKVQAVGDEIKRILEKDHYKRDTAVTVPLDRLEEAERAQKRFTNLLVLIASISLVVGGIGIMNIMLATVTERTREIGIRRALGAKRRDITLQFLVEAVVQTTVGGLCGVILGLGMVFTVPVVWNWIAGSPLPAVVHVPSIFLSLFVSVGVGVLFGWYPAQRAARLDPIEALRHD; translated from the coding sequence ATGAACGTCTACCTCACCCTCTCGCCGCGGAACCCCGCCCTGATCGGCCTCGCGGCGCTGCTGCTGCTCGGGGTGTTCGCGTGGCTGTTCGTCACCGGGCGTGTCTTCACCGGCGGCGGGGCGGCGAAGGTCCGCCGCAGCGTGTCGCTCGCCGTCAAGAGCCTGTGGCTCCACAAGCTGCGGTCGTTCCTGTCGGTGCTCGGCATCATCATCGGCACCAGTGCCGTCATCTCGCTGATGGCGTTCGGCGAGGGCTCGATGCAGGACGCGCTCGCCGACATCAAGCGGCAGGGGGCCACGAACATCATCGTCCGCAGCGTCAAGCCGCCGGACGACTCCGCCACCGCCGGCCGGTCGTTCGTGACCACCTACGGCCTCACCAACAAGGACCTCGGCCGGTTCGAGACGTTCGGCGCCGCCATCAGCCGGACGGTGCCGATCCGCGTCCAGCCCACGGAGGCGCGCTACCTGGAGCGGATGAGCATCGCCCGCGTCATCGCCACCGTGCCGGGGTACGCCGACGTCAACCAGCTGGAGATGGCCCGCGGCCGGTTCATCGTCGAGAGCGACGACAAGGAGGTCAAGAACATCTGCGTGCTCGGCTCGGAGATCGCCGACAAGCTGTTCCCGACCGAAGACCCGCTGAACAACTCGGTGCTGCTGCGGTCGATGAAGTTTACCGTGGTCGGGGTGGTGAAGGAGCGGATGCCGACCGGCGGCAGCGGCGGCAGCCAGGCGGCCGAGGAGTACAACAAGGACATTTACGTCCCGCTGAAGACGAGCGTGGCCCGGTTCGGCGGCATCATCTTCACCCGCAGCAGCGGCTCGCGCAGCGCCGAGAAGGTGGAGATCAGCCAGGTGACGCTCACCGTCGACGCCGAGGTGGACAGTGCGGAGGGGCGGCTGAAGGTCCAGGCCGTCGGCGACGAGATCAAGCGGATCCTGGAGAAGGACCACTACAAGCGCGACACCGCCGTGACCGTGCCGCTGGACCGCCTCGAAGAAGCCGAGCGGGCGCAGAAGCGGTTCACGAACCTGCTCGTGCTGATCGCGTCGATCTCGCTGGTGGTCGGCGGCATCGGCATCATGAACATCATGCTGGCGACGGTGACGGAGCGGACCCGCGAGATCGGCATCCGCCGCGCGCTCGGGGCGAAGCGGCGGGACATCACGCTGCAGTTCCTGGTGGAAGCCGTGGTGCAGACCACGGTCGGCGGGCTGTGCGGCGTCATCCTCGGGCTCGGCATGGTGTTCACGGTGCCGGTCGTGTGGAACTGGATCGCGGGGAGCCCGCTGCCGGCCGTGGTCCACGTGCCGAGCATCTTCCTGTCGCTGTTCGTGTCGGTGGGCGTGGGCGTGCTGTTCGGCTGGTACCCGGCCCAGCGGGCGGCCCGGCTCGACCCCATCGAGGCGCTGCGGCACGACTAG
- a CDS encoding ABC transporter ATP-binding protein, whose translation MPAIVRIVDLVKNYYMGTQTVHVLKGLNLTFDEGDFIALMGPSGSGKSTLLNVLGCLDRPTSGSYFLGDVDVAQMADDQLSEVRSTYLGFIFQSYNLLPQYTVVENVELPLLYQGIKLDESTKARCTALAEMVGLGDRLDHRPLQLSGGQQQRVAIARSLVNDPHLILGDEPTGNLDTKTSVEIMQMLRALNRSGKTIIMVTHENDIAEWARRVVRLRDGMVESDTRNDARTITELGH comes from the coding sequence ATGCCCGCCATCGTCCGCATCGTCGATCTGGTCAAGAACTACTACATGGGGACGCAGACGGTTCACGTCCTCAAGGGGCTGAACCTCACGTTCGACGAGGGCGACTTCATCGCCCTCATGGGGCCGTCCGGGTCCGGCAAGAGCACGCTGCTGAACGTGCTCGGTTGCCTCGACCGGCCGACCAGCGGCAGCTACTTCCTCGGCGACGTGGACGTGGCCCAGATGGCCGACGACCAGCTGAGCGAGGTCCGCAGCACGTACCTGGGGTTCATCTTCCAGTCGTACAACCTGCTGCCGCAGTACACGGTGGTGGAGAACGTCGAGCTGCCGCTGCTGTACCAGGGGATCAAGCTCGACGAGAGCACGAAGGCCCGGTGCACCGCGCTCGCCGAAATGGTCGGGCTCGGCGACCGGCTCGACCACCGGCCGCTGCAGCTGTCCGGCGGGCAGCAGCAGCGGGTGGCGATCGCGCGGAGCCTGGTGAACGACCCGCACCTGATCCTGGGCGACGAGCCGACCGGCAACCTGGACACGAAGACGAGCGTGGAGATCATGCAGATGCTGCGGGCGCTGAACCGCTCGGGCAAGACGATCATCATGGTGACGCACGAGAACGACATCGCCGAGTGGGCCCGCCGGGTGGTGCGGCTCCGGGACGGCATGGTCGAGTCCGACACCCGCAACGACGCCCGCACGATCACCGAGCTGGGGCACTGA